One region of Primulina tabacum isolate GXHZ01 chromosome 1, ASM2559414v2, whole genome shotgun sequence genomic DNA includes:
- the LOC142556878 gene encoding uncharacterized protein LOC142556878 — MDSLASSTAFRPPVLDGSNYALWKVKMRMFIKSIDERAWQRVLDGWSPPRTVDNDGDSISKPESTWSNDEVQISNLNSKALNVIFTSVDINMFSLITNCISAKEAWDTLQKHCEGSESVRRTKLGMLTSKFENLRMEENEAIVEYDRRLRDIANEAFSLGDPMSNERLVSKVLRSLPERFNIKICAIDESKDISTLNLEDLISSLRTFEINLDLQKRNTGKAVALQSTDDSVISLIQEAKDSDLGEESISLITKKFGDYLNRMRDKKKSGSTPRPQSIPFDRNKTTAQTQVNSRFKTNSSGCSEATKLDSIQCRECSIFGHYANECANRLRRNKNMAASLSDDDTDEECNLKEGDDCTALSAMHKDI, encoded by the coding sequence ATGGATTCACTAGCATCAAGCACCGCGTTCAGACCACCAGTTCTCGATGGGTCAAACTATGCCCTCTGGAAAGTCAAGATGAGGATGTTCATCAAATCTATTGATGAAAGGGCCTGGCAACGTGTCTTAGACGGATGGTCTCCACCGAGGACTGTTGATAATGATGGAGATAGCATAAGTAAACCAGAAAGTACTTGGTCCAACGATGAAGTCCAAATCTCGAACTTAAATTCGAAGGCACTCAATGTTATTTTCACATCTGTGGATATCAATATGTTTAGTCTTATAACCAACTGCATCTCTGCCAAGGAAGCTTGGGACACTCTTCAAAAGCACTGTGAAGGGTCAGAAAGTGTTCGCAGAACCAAACTCGGAATGTTaacctcaaaattcgaaaacTTAAGGATGGAGGAAAACGAGGCTATTGTGGAATATGATCGAAGATTGCGTGACATTGCAAATGAGGCCTTTAGTCTCGGTGATCCTATGTCAAACGAAAGATTGGTTAGCAAGGTATTGAGATCCCTTCCTGAACGCTTTAATATCAAAATATGTGCTATTGATGAATCCAAGGACATCTCCACACTTAATCTGGAGGACCTGATAAGTTCTCTCAGAACTTTTGAGATAAATCTAGACCTGCAGAAAAGAAATACTGGAAAGGCTGTTGCGTTACAATCTACTGATGATTCAGTGATTAGCCTAATTCAAGAGGCGAAGGATTCTGATCTTGGTGAGGAATCAATCTCCTTGATCACAAAGAAGTTTGGTGACTACCTGAACAGAATGAGAGACAAGAAGAAATCCGGATCAACACCAAGACCACAATCTATCCCTTTTGATAGAAATAAAACAACAGCACAGACTCAAGTAAATTCCAGATTCAAAACCAATTCATCAGGTTGCTCAGAAGCAACGAAACTTGATTCAATCCAATGCCGAGAATGTTCTATATTCGGGCATTATGCAAATGAGTGTGCAAATCGCCTCCGCAGAAACAAAAATATGGCAGCCTCCCTGAGTGACGATGACACAGATGAAGAATGTAACTTGAAGGAAGGAGATGATTGCACCGCTCTCTCTGCCATGCACAAAGATATCTAA
- the LOC142538795 gene encoding uncharacterized protein LOC142538795, which produces MKLKVVASSAEFASLVPSSLFNSYCLKKYSGTDRAVSLVLSTSFVYKNFGKSQSLKNSRSRPVRRSCSLNLGEIYHEESPLHVQGLGKNHGLTTGSQENEGGTNKKAHYTISKRDPVVGRDQDLFSGTRFDFLEPMMLGIRLEFTDRPDQETAVWATIEQKAKSLEIPLSLRMIKKKLQCEEGFTEPKESVYCSIKAAFASMVFIIVELQTYALQMREALCNEDLEVIISKVQKDMNSSFVWLFQQVFSRTPSLMLYVMILLANFGVYSASHDVALAIASQSRVAICESSTDALWTQEKQVDLASGNGRETLVGKAPTTDHELGSVVEMNLWNSMVDEVNKMREGVEDQAINQEMKNIFIAPLSVELEPDGYEEYLRTDLLYQMNLSYEPDNALLLCNYAQFLHLFAHDYDRAEECYKRALQIPPPDAECLSLYANFLWMVRRDIWGAEERFLQALSAEPENSYYASRYANFLWSTGGEETCFPPNMPHNPNL; this is translated from the exons ATGAAGCTCAAAGTGGTTGCATCAAGTGCAGAATTTGCTTCTTTAGTGCCATCGTCTCTTTTCAACTCTTATTGTTTGAAGAAGTACTCCGGCACGGATAGGGCCGTCTCCCTCGTTCTTTCCACCTCCTTTGTATACAAGAATTTTGGGAAGTCTCaaagtttaaaaaattcaaGATCTCGACCCGTTCGGCGATCTTGTAGTTTAAATTTGGGTGAAATTTATCACGAGGAATCACCCCTTCATGTGCAAGGATTGGGTAAAAACCATGGACTTACTACTGGTAGCCAAGAGAACGAAGGAGGCACGAATAAGAAGGCACATTACACGATATCTAAGAGAGACCCTGTTGTTGGGAGGGATCAAGATTTGTTCTCGGGTACACGGTTTGATTTCTTGGAGCCGATGATGCTTGGCATTAGGCTGGAGTTCACCGATCGGCCAGATCAAGAAACTGCTGTGTGGGCCACTATCGAGCAGAAGGCTAAGAGTTTGGAGATTCCCTTGTCTCTAAGGATGATAAAGAAGAAACTACAATGTGAAGAAGGGTTCACAGAGCCTAAAGAGTCGGTCTATTGCTCGATCAAGGCAGCGTTTGCCTCGATGGTTTTCATCATAGTTGAACTTCAGACCTATGCTCTGCAGATGAGAGAAGCTTTGTGTAATGAAGATTTAGAAGTCATCATATCCAAAGTGCAGAAAGACATGAATTCTTCATTTGTTTGGCTTTTCCAACAAGTTTTTTCGAGGACACCGTCTTTGATGCTTTATGTAATGATTCTTTTGGCAAATTTTGGTGTCTATTCTGCCTCCCATGATGTTGCACTTGCCATAGCCTCACAATCGAGGGTGGCCATCTGCGAATCTTCAACTGATGCACTGTGGACCCAGGAGAAACAAGTGGACTTGGCCTCAGGAAATGGCAGAGAAACCCTTGTTGGAAAGGCACCTACCACTGATCATGAGTTGGGGAGTGTGGTTGAAATGAATCTATGGAACTCGATGGTGGATGAGGTGAATAAGATGCGAGAAGGGGTCGAGGATCAGGCAATCAATCAAGAAATGAAGAATATTTTCATTGCACCCTTGTCGGTTGAGCTTGAACCTGATGGCTATGAAGAGTACCTCAGAACTGATCTTTTATATCAGATGAATTTGTCTTATGAACCTGACAATGCACTCTTGCTTTGCAACTATGCGCAGTTCTTGCACCTTTTTGCTCATGATTATGACAG AGCCGAGGAATGCTACAAAAGAGCATTACAGATACCCCCACCGGATGCAGAATGTTTGAGCTTATACGCCAACTTCTTGTGGATGGTTCGGAGGGACATCTGGGGAGCAGAGGAGAGATTCCTGCAAGCTTTGTCCGCGGAGCCAGAGAACTCTTACTACGCTTCAAGATATGCCAATTTCTTGTGGAGCACCGGTGGCGAAGAAACTTGTTTTCCTCCCAACATGCCCCATAATCCAAACTTGTAG
- the LOC142538805 gene encoding uncharacterized protein LOC142538805, translating into MSSSAVYGNPQFIIVRLPNLQQSSPIRVHFERFRSWELSKFPFSSSVSFQKPSSKRKFLAKASASVSSFPPLNGSGDEYSEQLFGAKPNQKTRSIAGTDQEEIEDPTLLADPDSCFCEFNGVQFHHKLCDSEFPALKTLQEGTSSVTERVGFPLILLHGFGSSVFSWNRVMKPLAQTTGSKVLAFDRPAFGLTSRVNTIKDSSMNNKDGRPLNPYSMMFSVLATLFFINFLAAEKVVLVGHSAGSLVAVDTYFEAPERVAALILVSPAIVAPFFTRKVREDDQAGFDNSMKGNISNSTTPATLFLNLRKILLKFSKYIADTIVSMVKSIGIMVNSLYKKAVSSILRSSVGVMLVRMIIYKFGILAIRASWYDSNQVSENVLRGYTKPLMIKGWDRALVEYTVAVLTDTASNLKPPLAERLKDISCPVLIVTGDTDRLVPTWNSERLSRAIPGSFLEIIKNCGHLPQEEKAEEFVSIVDKFLQRVFGAAQEEPVLQVVT; encoded by the exons ATGAGTTCAAGTGCAGTGTATGGAAATCCTCAGTTCATCATTGTCAGGCTCCCAAATTTGCAACAAAGTTCACCGATTCGAGTGCATTTCGAGAGATTTCGGAGCTGGGAGCTGTCaaaatttcctttttcttcatCTGTTTCCTTCCAAAAACCCAGTTCAAAGCGGAAGTTTCTTGCAAAGGCCTCTGCCTCGGTTTCTTCTTTTCCTCCACTCAATGGCTCCGGGGACGAATATTCGG AGCAACTGTTTGGAGCAAAACCAAATCAGAAAACACGAAGTATTGCTGGCACGGATCAAGAGGAAATAGAAGATCCAACACTATTAGCTGATCCGGACAGTTGTTTCTGTGAATTTAATGGGGTACAGTTCCACCACAAACTTTGTGATTCTGAGTTTCCAGCTTTAAAAACGTTACAAGAAGGGACAAGTAGTGTTACTGAAAGGGTCGGTTTTCCTTTGATTTTGTTACATGGGTTCGGATCCTCGGTCTTTTCTTGGAACCGGGTCATGAAACCTTTAGCCCAGACCACGGGGTCTAAGGTTCTCGCTTTTGACAGACCAGCTTTTGGATTGACATCAAGGGTAAATACTATCAAGGATTCATCTATGAATAACAAAGATGGAAGACCTTTAAATCCTTACTCCATGATGTTCTCCGTGTTGGCGACACTCTTCTTCATCAATTTCTTAGCTGCTGAGAAGGTCGTTCTTGTGGG GCACTCTGCTGGTTCCCTTGTTGCTGTAGATACATATTTTGAGGCACCGGAGCGTGTAGCTGCTCTAATCCTTGTTTCCCCAGCCATTGTTGCACCATTTTTCACGAGGAAAGTTAGAGAAGATGATCAAGCCGGATTCGATAACAGCATGAAGGGAAACATCTCAAATTCAACAACTCCAGCGACTCTATTTCTTAATCTTCgcaaaattttattaaagttttCTAAATACATTGCTGACACAATTGTGAGCATGGTAAAAAGTATTGGAATCATGGTAAATTCTCTGTATAAGAAAGCTGTTTCTTCAATCCTGCGCTCTTCAGTTGGTGTAATGTTG GTAAGGATGATAATCTATAAATTTGGAATACTTGCCATTCGAGCTTCATGGTATGATTCGAATcaagtttctgaaaatgttttaCGCGGCTATACAAAG CCGCTGATGATCAAGGGCTGGGACAGGGCTCTGGTGGAATATACAGTGGCAGTGCTAACAGATACGGCATCTAATCTGAAGCCACCACTGGCGGAAAGGCTGAAAGACATCTCCTGCCCAG TACTGATCGTTACTGGTGACACGGATCGACTTGTCCCTACTTGGAACTCCGAAAGACTCTCACGGGCCATTCCCGGATCATTCCTAGAGATAATCAAGAACTGTGGTCACCTGCCCCAGGAAGAAAAGGCTGAAGAATTTGTATCAATTGTTGATAAATTCCTCCAAAGAGTATTCGGAGCTGCACAAGAGGAGCCTGTTTTGCAAGTCGTGACTTGA